The following are encoded together in the Acidobacteriota bacterium genome:
- a CDS encoding branched-chain amino acid ABC transporter permease, with protein sequence MSSLKRFAPGVALAAGAGLPLVVPNEYYLQILTQGYVFAILACGLNVIVGFAGQLSLAHAGFFGIGAYTVALLATKAGVAFWLGLPAGIVLTAACGHAIGSICLRSKGHYFSIFTLAVGLIIHIVIQKWESLTHGHVGVIGIPGPGPIGPIQFDSSMARSYLALAFLALTLVATARLLRSPVGRTLMAVRESEPLAAAVGLDVMAAKRLAFTVSAALAGLAGGLYAGFIGFLGPESSNVEVTFNSLLYVMVGGMGSLSGPVAGTFIVYGLSQVLQVLQEYQMVIFGLGLVLLILFMPTGLAGLIRSWSIRLKPANKS encoded by the coding sequence GTGTCGTCGCTCAAGCGGTTCGCGCCGGGCGTGGCGCTGGCCGCGGGCGCGGGGCTGCCACTGGTCGTGCCGAACGAGTACTACCTGCAGATCCTGACGCAGGGGTACGTCTTCGCCATCCTGGCCTGCGGCCTCAACGTGATCGTCGGCTTCGCCGGCCAGCTGTCGTTGGCGCACGCCGGATTCTTCGGGATCGGCGCGTACACGGTCGCGTTACTCGCCACCAAGGCGGGCGTGGCGTTCTGGCTCGGCTTGCCGGCCGGCATCGTCCTGACGGCCGCGTGCGGACACGCGATCGGATCGATCTGCCTGCGCAGCAAGGGGCACTACTTCTCGATCTTCACGCTCGCCGTCGGCCTGATCATCCACATCGTGATCCAGAAGTGGGAATCTCTGACCCACGGTCACGTTGGCGTGATTGGCATCCCGGGCCCAGGACCGATCGGTCCGATTCAGTTCGATTCCAGCATGGCGCGCTCGTACCTGGCGCTGGCGTTCCTGGCGCTGACGCTGGTCGCGACGGCGCGACTGCTGCGCTCGCCGGTTGGCCGCACGCTGATGGCCGTGCGCGAGAGCGAACCGCTGGCGGCCGCGGTCGGGCTCGACGTGATGGCCGCCAAGCGGCTGGCCTTTACCGTGTCGGCGGCGCTGGCCGGCCTGGCGGGCGGGCTGTATGCGGGCTTCATCGGCTTTCTCGGGCCCGAGTCGTCGAACGTGGAGGTCACGTTCAACTCGCTGCTCTACGTGATGGTTGGCGGGATGGGATCCTTGTCGGGCCCGGTCGCCGGCACGTTCATCGTCTACGGCCTCTCGCAGGTCCTCCAGGTCCTACAGGAGTACCAGATGGTGATCTTCGGCCTGGGGCTAGTGTTGCTGATCCTGTTCATGCCGACCGGACTCGCGGGCTTGATTCGATCCTGGTCTATCCGGCTAAAGCCGGCCAACAAGTCATGA
- a CDS encoding ABC transporter ATP-binding protein: protein MTLQVSNLTVSYGGFQATREVNLEVREGELVVLLGANGAGKTTVFRAVSGLLRADAGAGIQFAGRELSTLSPREIVATGLSHCPEGRKLFPALSVLTNLRLGAYLCHDRHAVEQRLGRVLSLFPALSTRTGDPAGALSGGQQQMVAIGRALMAEPRLLLLDEPSVSLAPKVVRQVLDAVAAINRAGTMVLLAEQNAYAALEIAHRGYVLENGRIVIEGPAAELMTHDEVRRAYMGA, encoded by the coding sequence ATGACGTTGCAGGTCTCGAACCTCACCGTGTCGTACGGCGGCTTTCAAGCCACCCGCGAGGTCAACCTCGAGGTGCGTGAAGGCGAGCTGGTGGTGCTGCTCGGCGCCAACGGCGCCGGCAAGACCACGGTGTTCCGCGCCGTGAGCGGACTGCTCCGCGCCGATGCCGGCGCCGGCATCCAGTTCGCGGGTCGAGAGCTCTCGACCTTGAGCCCGCGCGAAATTGTCGCTACCGGGCTGTCGCACTGCCCGGAAGGCCGCAAGCTGTTTCCGGCGCTCTCGGTGCTGACCAACCTGCGCCTCGGCGCCTACCTGTGCCACGACCGCCACGCGGTCGAACAACGGCTCGGGCGCGTCCTGTCGTTGTTTCCGGCGCTCTCGACGCGCACCGGCGACCCGGCCGGCGCGCTCAGCGGCGGACAACAGCAGATGGTGGCGATTGGCCGGGCGCTGATGGCCGAGCCGCGCCTGCTGCTGCTCGACGAGCCGTCGGTCAGTCTCGCGCCCAAGGTGGTGCGACAGGTGCTCGATGCGGTTGCGGCGATCAACCGCGCCGGTACAATGGTGCTGCTGGCCGAGCAGAACGCCTACGCGGCGCTCGAGATTGCCCACCGCGGCTACGTGCTCGAGAACGGCCGCATCGTGATTGAAGGACCGGCGGCGGAGTTGATGACGCACGACGAGGTTCGGCGGGCGTATATGGGGGCTTAG
- a CDS encoding ABC transporter substrate-binding protein: protein MLAALAGCSSTPAGDTVTVGFTGPLSGGAALYGRNVLDGLEMAIEDINAAGGITVAGRPVRVSVTPLDDRYFPNESATNAKRLVHQNRAPAVFCPHSGGILAIQGFNGSDPPFIVGAYSSEPQIVESGNPLTLMIPPKYPIYFDAFAQTMLDGHGKRLGRIPGAHAYAKEWTKGFSAVWEGKGGTLLTNNEVDYNTTTDFSSVVSKALSERPDVLFVGGPSQATALVIKAAREQGFKGGFVVMDQAKFEEMNKLVPMAMLEHSVGVMPTVHHPDFRAARFVEKYRAKKGADRDPPREVSLTYGAMRILARAMELAGTTTDARAIHAVLDEAAKTLPDEAKPSELLGVDASGHLEQTTVAAHVVGGKFVPLYLKTID, encoded by the coding sequence TTGCTCGCGGCGCTGGCCGGTTGCTCGTCGACTCCGGCCGGCGATACCGTCACGGTGGGATTCACGGGGCCGCTGAGCGGCGGCGCGGCGCTCTATGGCCGCAACGTGCTCGATGGGCTCGAGATGGCGATCGAGGACATCAATGCCGCCGGCGGCATCACCGTCGCGGGCCGGCCGGTGCGGGTGTCGGTGACGCCGCTCGACGATCGCTACTTCCCCAACGAATCGGCCACCAACGCCAAGCGGCTCGTGCACCAGAATCGCGCGCCCGCGGTGTTCTGCCCGCACAGCGGCGGCATTCTCGCCATCCAGGGCTTCAACGGCTCGGACCCGCCGTTCATCGTCGGCGCCTACAGCAGCGAGCCGCAGATCGTCGAAAGCGGCAATCCCCTGACGCTGATGATTCCGCCGAAATACCCGATCTACTTCGATGCCTTCGCGCAGACGATGCTCGACGGCCACGGCAAGCGGCTGGGCCGCATTCCCGGCGCGCACGCCTACGCCAAAGAGTGGACGAAGGGCTTCTCGGCGGTCTGGGAGGGCAAGGGCGGCACCCTGCTGACCAACAACGAGGTTGACTACAACACCACCACCGATTTCTCGAGCGTCGTCAGCAAGGCGCTCTCCGAGAGGCCGGACGTGCTGTTCGTCGGCGGGCCGTCGCAGGCGACGGCGCTCGTGATCAAGGCGGCACGCGAGCAGGGGTTCAAGGGCGGCTTCGTCGTGATGGACCAGGCCAAGTTCGAGGAAATGAACAAGCTGGTGCCGATGGCCATGCTCGAACACTCCGTCGGGGTGATGCCGACGGTGCACCACCCCGACTTCCGCGCCGCACGGTTCGTGGAGAAGTACCGCGCCAAGAAGGGCGCCGATCGCGACCCGCCGCGCGAGGTCAGCCTCACCTACGGCGCCATGCGCATCCTGGCCCGAGCCATGGAACTGGCCGGCACGACGACCGACGCCAGGGCGATTCACGCCGTGCTGGACGAGGCCGCCAAGACCCTGCCAGACGAGGCCAAGCCGTCGGAACTGCTTGGCGTGGACGCCAGCGGCCACCTGGAGCAAACCACGGTCGCCGCGCACGTGGTCGGCGGCAAGTTCGT
- a CDS encoding ABC transporter ATP-binding protein produces MLETHGLTKAFGGLRAVEGVDLTVAAGTITGIIGPNGAGKTTFFNLISGALPPTSGRIVFEGEDVTRLAAHQMARRGMARTFQATTLFADATAIENVLVGYRQRTRSGLWDALVRSRRLAREEREAHEAARATLELVGLGDRADRLANRLTQEQQKRLAMALALVAQPRLLLLDEPFAGINAEQSRGLIALIERVAAAGVTVCLIEHQMQAVMHLCQRIMVLDYGKKIAEGTPDDIRLAPAVLEAYLGHK; encoded by the coding sequence ATGCTCGAGACCCACGGCCTCACCAAGGCGTTCGGCGGGCTGCGCGCGGTTGAAGGTGTGGACCTCACCGTCGCGGCGGGCACGATCACCGGCATCATCGGCCCCAACGGCGCCGGCAAGACGACCTTCTTCAACTTGATCAGCGGCGCGCTGCCGCCGACGAGCGGCCGCATTGTCTTCGAGGGCGAGGACGTGACGCGCCTGGCCGCGCACCAGATGGCGCGCCGCGGGATGGCGCGCACCTTCCAGGCCACCACCCTGTTTGCCGACGCGACGGCGATCGAGAACGTGCTGGTCGGCTACCGGCAACGGACCCGGTCGGGCCTGTGGGACGCATTGGTCCGAAGCCGCCGGCTGGCCCGCGAAGAGCGCGAGGCGCACGAGGCCGCGAGAGCGACGCTCGAGCTCGTGGGCCTTGGCGACCGCGCCGACCGGCTCGCGAACCGCCTGACACAGGAGCAGCAGAAGCGGCTCGCGATGGCCCTCGCGCTGGTCGCGCAACCGCGGCTGCTGCTGCTCGACGAACCGTTCGCCGGCATCAACGCCGAGCAGTCCCGCGGGTTGATTGCCTTGATCGAGCGCGTTGCCGCCGCCGGCGTTACAGTGTGCCTGATCGAACACCAGATGCAGGCGGTGATGCACCTGTGCCAGCGAATCATGGTGCTCGACTACGGCAAGAAGATCGCCGAGGGCACGCCCGACGACATTCGCCTCGCGCCGGCCGTTCTCGAGGCGTACCTGGGTCACAAATGA